A region of Selenomonadales bacterium 4137-cl DNA encodes the following proteins:
- a CDS encoding TrkA C-terminal domain-containing protein produces the protein MRSETPIYRSIAVDVARRIVNDHFGEGAKISGRTLLASHYNTSPETIRKAISLLKDEEVVDVSQGKEVVVLSKDKAYNFIEHYQSVESVYSLRQDLEILLQQKQELDERLEGILHDIIAYSDRLRNLTPYNPVEIEVAVNSHVVGKTVGKVKFWQHTGATIVAIRRGTEIIVSPGPSAVIEPRDRMVVVGSPDSLRYTAAYLQRPKQ, from the coding sequence ATGAGGTCGGAAACGCCTATTTACCGGTCGATCGCGGTAGATGTAGCGCGCAGGATTGTTAATGACCATTTCGGGGAAGGGGCGAAGATCTCCGGCCGAACCCTTCTGGCAAGCCATTATAATACTTCTCCCGAGACGATAAGGAAGGCGATCTCGCTTCTGAAGGATGAAGAGGTGGTCGATGTCTCGCAGGGGAAAGAGGTTGTCGTTCTTTCCAAGGATAAGGCGTATAATTTTATCGAGCATTATCAGAGCGTGGAGTCGGTGTATTCGCTGCGCCAGGATCTGGAGATACTTCTTCAGCAGAAGCAGGAGCTTGATGAACGGCTGGAGGGGATTTTGCACGATATCATAGCGTATTCCGACCGGTTGCGCAATCTTACGCCGTATAATCCGGTGGAGATCGAGGTGGCCGTGAACAGCCACGTGGTGGGCAAGACGGTGGGCAAGGTGAAGTTTTGGCAGCATACCGGCGCGACGATCGTGGCGATACGGCGCGGGACGGAAATCATCGTTTCCCCCGGGCCGAGCGCCGTAATCGAGCCGCGGGACCGGATGGTCGTGGTCGGCAGCCCGGATTCCCTGCGGTATACGGCTGCGTATCTCCAGAGACCGAAACAATAG
- the rarD gene encoding EamA family transporter RarD: protein MTNRPKIDAGLASAVGCYILWGFLPIYWKFLSHVPALEILAHRIVWSFVFLIGLLAVTGKISPARREIAAILADRKKLAGVLAATVLISINWLVYIWAVNDSRILETSLGYYINPLVSVLLGIVVLKERLSLRQTVAVALAGLGVLNQAVNVGGLPWVSLALAFSFGLYGLCKKMLHIGAVTGITLETLLLSPISFLYLAWLQNQGVGALTPGQPATAVLLILTGAVTAIPLLLFANAANRIPLTILGFIQYLSPTIALFVGVFIYHEPFSAGRFLSFAFIWAALAVFSLPPAKRPARREPPLTEARETAK from the coding sequence ATGACAAACCGTCCGAAAATCGACGCAGGCCTCGCCTCAGCCGTCGGCTGCTATATCCTGTGGGGCTTCCTGCCCATCTACTGGAAATTCCTCAGCCACGTCCCCGCCCTGGAAATCCTCGCCCACCGCATCGTCTGGTCCTTCGTCTTCCTCATCGGCCTGCTCGCCGTCACCGGCAAAATCAGCCCCGCCCGCCGGGAAATCGCCGCCATCCTCGCCGACCGGAAAAAACTTGCCGGCGTCCTGGCCGCCACCGTCCTCATAAGCATAAACTGGCTGGTCTACATCTGGGCGGTCAACGACAGCCGCATCCTCGAAACCAGCCTCGGCTACTACATTAACCCCCTCGTCAGCGTCCTCCTCGGCATCGTCGTCCTCAAAGAGCGCCTCTCCCTCCGCCAGACCGTCGCCGTCGCCCTCGCCGGCCTCGGCGTGCTCAACCAGGCCGTCAACGTCGGCGGCCTCCCCTGGGTATCCCTCGCCTTAGCCTTCAGCTTCGGCCTCTACGGCCTCTGCAAAAAAATGCTCCACATCGGCGCCGTCACCGGCATCACCCTCGAAACCCTCCTCCTCTCCCCCATCTCCTTCCTCTACCTCGCCTGGCTGCAAAACCAGGGCGTCGGCGCCCTCACCCCCGGCCAGCCCGCCACCGCCGTCCTCCTCATCCTCACCGGAGCGGTCACCGCCATCCCCCTGCTGCTGTTCGCCAACGCCGCCAACCGCATCCCCCTCACCATCCTCGGCTTCATCCAATACCTCTCGCCCACCATCGCCCTCTTCGTCGGCGTCTTCATCTACCACGAGCCCTTCTCCGCCGGCCGCTTCCTCTCCTTCGCCTTCATCTGGGCGGCGCTCGCCGTCTTCTCCCTCCCCCCCGCCAAGCGGCCCGCCCGACGCGAACCGCCCCTCACCGAAGCCCGGGAAACCGCCAAATAA
- a CDS encoding asparaginase: protein MPKVHFKRGGFIESSHQIEAVAVDRAGRPILATTRPHYRTFWRSGAKPFQILPFLARGGMEKFNLTERELSVMVSSHSGDEFHLQLVRSILGKMGLSPENLACGVSEPLDAAIARQLYKDGRPYSALHNDCSGKHAAMLGLALLTGAPLAGYTSPDHPVQRLMRSAVALSAGLAESEMDEGVDGCGVPTFCLPLRNMALAYARLSAPTEEDWQDRRADVARIRDAMRHNPDCVGGRGRFETVLMETTGGRLIAKLGAEASFCIGCCPTGQGLVFKVIDGGRRALEHFGIYILKRLDWITAEEQTALLKHFPPEIRNDHQQPVGSAEIEWDA, encoded by the coding sequence ATGCCCAAAGTACATTTCAAGCGCGGCGGCTTCATCGAAAGCAGCCACCAGATAGAAGCCGTGGCCGTCGACCGGGCCGGCCGGCCGATTCTCGCCACAACCCGCCCCCACTACCGCACCTTCTGGCGCTCCGGGGCCAAACCGTTTCAGATACTCCCCTTCCTCGCCCGCGGCGGAATGGAGAAATTCAATCTCACGGAACGGGAGCTGTCGGTCATGGTATCCTCGCACAGCGGGGACGAATTCCACCTCCAACTCGTGCGCTCCATTCTCGGCAAAATGGGGCTGAGCCCCGAAAACCTGGCCTGCGGCGTATCCGAGCCGCTCGACGCCGCCATCGCCCGCCAATTATACAAGGACGGCCGTCCCTACTCCGCCCTCCACAACGACTGCTCGGGCAAACACGCCGCCATGCTCGGCCTCGCGCTCCTGACCGGCGCGCCGCTCGCCGGCTATACCAGCCCCGACCACCCCGTCCAGCGGCTGATGCGCTCCGCCGTGGCCCTCTCGGCCGGCCTGGCCGAGAGCGAAATGGACGAAGGCGTCGACGGCTGCGGCGTCCCCACCTTCTGCCTGCCCCTCCGCAACATGGCCCTCGCCTACGCCCGGCTAAGCGCCCCCACCGAAGAAGACTGGCAGGACCGGCGCGCCGACGTTGCCCGCATCCGCGACGCCATGCGTCACAACCCCGACTGCGTCGGCGGCCGCGGCCGCTTCGAAACGGTGCTCATGGAAACGACCGGCGGCCGCCTGATCGCCAAGCTCGGAGCCGAAGCGTCCTTCTGCATCGGCTGCTGCCCGACCGGGCAAGGGCTCGTGTTCAAGGTTATCGACGGCGGCCGGCGGGCGCTCGAACACTTCGGCATCTACATCCTAAAACGCCTCGACTGGATAACCGCCGAAGAACAAACCGCCCTGCTGAAGCACTTCCCGCCGGAAATCCGCAACGACCACCAACAGCCCGTCGGCTCGGCCGAAATCGAATGGGATGCGTAA
- a CDS encoding biosynthetic peptidoglycan transglycosylase produces MKKAPKATKITVIILILLAAVFAYYAAEVMLARAATAATVEACYKSGRIKMTVNDLSPRQLAVLLKIQDPGFYRHHGVDFHTPGAGWTTITQGLAKSFYFENFRQGPMKIKQTLCARFALDPLVDKETQLTLFINLMYFGNGIYGLSDAAAYYFRKPVAELTEDEYIALIGCLINPTGLNVKSHPRENAQRVQRIKKVLSGAYTPQGLFDITYEGADKI; encoded by the coding sequence TTGAAAAAGGCCCCGAAAGCGACAAAAATAACGGTAATCATCCTTATTCTGCTGGCAGCGGTATTTGCCTACTACGCCGCCGAAGTCATGCTCGCCCGGGCCGCCACCGCCGCGACCGTCGAGGCCTGTTACAAATCCGGCCGCATAAAAATGACCGTCAACGACTTATCGCCAAGACAGTTGGCCGTTTTGCTCAAAATTCAGGACCCCGGCTTTTATCGCCACCACGGCGTGGACTTCCACACCCCCGGCGCCGGCTGGACCACCATCACCCAAGGACTGGCCAAAAGCTTTTACTTTGAAAACTTCCGACAGGGTCCCATGAAAATCAAGCAGACCCTGTGCGCCCGCTTTGCTCTCGACCCTTTGGTCGACAAGGAAACCCAGCTCACCCTATTTATCAACCTGATGTACTTCGGCAACGGCATCTACGGCTTGTCGGACGCGGCGGCCTACTATTTCCGCAAACCGGTGGCCGAACTCACGGAAGACGAATACATCGCCCTGATAGGCTGCCTGATCAACCCCACCGGCCTGAACGTAAAAAGCCACCCCCGGGAAAACGCCCAGCGCGTCCAGCGGATAAAAAAAGTATTGTCCGGCGCATACACGCCCCAAGGCCTCTTCGACATCACCTACGAGGGCGCGGATAAGATCTGA
- a CDS encoding bacteriohemerythrin, with amino-acid sequence MIQWSEEYRLGLADIDEQHKNLFAIANKAYDLLKNELRTDKYDQIMEILDELRDYTVTHFSQEEEYMASIGYPKLLSHKVQHSDFIEKISNVDLNSVDANQEKYLFDLLDFFADWLVNHILKTDRMYVGG; translated from the coding sequence ATGATTCAATGGTCGGAAGAATATCGCCTTGGTTTAGCAGACATCGATGAGCAGCACAAGAATTTATTCGCTATCGCCAATAAAGCGTATGATCTTTTGAAAAATGAACTGCGGACGGACAAGTATGATCAGATTATGGAGATATTGGACGAGTTGAGGGATTATACCGTTACGCACTTTAGCCAGGAAGAAGAATATATGGCCAGTATCGGTTATCCAAAACTGTTGTCCCATAAGGTTCAGCATAGCGATTTCATCGAAAAAATCAGCAACGTCGACCTGAACTCGGTCGACGCCAATCAAGAAAAGTATTTGTTCGACTTGTTGGATTTCTTTGCCGACTGGCTTGTGAATCATATTTTGAAAACCGACCGTATGTATGTCGGCGGGTAG
- the recQ gene encoding DNA helicase RecQ, with protein MQKARDLLRKYYGYADFRPGQAEIIGSLIKGTDTLAVMPTGAGKSLCYQLPALMLPGTAIVISPLISLMKDQIDALHGVGIPATYINSSLTTAEVNERLYNTRSGRYKLLYVAPERLESEYFQEAIQALAISLLAIDEAHCISQWGHDFRPSYRAIGPFIDRLANRPVIGAFTATATATVKQDIIALLGLKRPDTYYTGVDRANLLFAVGRGENKKEFVLKYVAANKDKAGIIYAATRKEVDNLYIVLRKAGWPVGKYHAGLGDDERRKSQEAFIRDDINIMVATNAFGMGIDKPDVRYVIHYNMPRNMESYYQEAGRAGRDGEPGECILLFGAQDIMLQKFLIEQSVLDSERKAGEFAKLKSMVDYCHTPACLRRYILEYFGETAAAEECGHCGNCNDGNELVDITVEAQKVLSCIVRLRERYGINLIADVLKGAKNKKVRQLGVEELSVYGILKEYGLQELKDLINRLIATGYLCLTESEYPVVKVTGQGAAVLKDEAKVWQKTPKRPQTVTKDNSLFQLLRELRKSIADRIGVPPYVVFADSTLREMCEHCPADREALRSIKGVGETKLVRYGDDFLRVIQQYSAAHNRALRPAPTAPPASDDNGDDTPSHVVTLGLYQAGHSLAAIAAQRKLKLLTVQDHLMRCGVEGYAIDWSPLIPARYEALILAKIDELGAAKLKPLKEALPDEVDYAAIKATICKHRKNLIQS; from the coding sequence GTGCAAAAGGCCCGGGATTTATTGCGGAAATACTACGGCTACGCCGATTTTCGTCCAGGACAGGCCGAGATAATCGGCAGCCTGATAAAGGGCACCGATACTTTAGCCGTTATGCCGACAGGCGCGGGGAAGTCGCTGTGCTACCAGCTGCCGGCGCTGATGCTGCCAGGGACCGCGATCGTTATCTCGCCGCTTATTTCGCTGATGAAAGACCAGATCGATGCCCTCCACGGGGTTGGTATTCCCGCCACTTATATCAATAGCTCGTTAACCACCGCGGAAGTGAATGAACGCCTCTATAACACAAGGTCGGGCCGGTACAAGCTGCTTTATGTTGCCCCGGAGCGCCTGGAGTCGGAATATTTCCAGGAAGCTATCCAGGCCTTGGCGATATCGCTGCTGGCTATCGACGAAGCGCATTGCATTTCGCAGTGGGGTCATGATTTTCGTCCCAGCTACCGGGCGATCGGGCCGTTTATCGACCGCCTGGCCAACCGCCCGGTCATCGGCGCATTCACCGCGACCGCGACCGCGACCGTGAAGCAGGATATCATCGCACTGCTGGGGTTGAAAAGACCGGACACCTACTATACCGGCGTCGACCGTGCCAACCTTTTGTTCGCCGTCGGCCGGGGGGAAAACAAAAAGGAATTTGTCCTGAAGTATGTTGCGGCCAATAAGGACAAGGCGGGGATAATTTATGCCGCCACCCGCAAAGAGGTCGATAATCTATATATCGTCTTGCGCAAAGCGGGTTGGCCGGTCGGGAAATACCACGCGGGACTGGGTGACGACGAGCGCAGGAAAAGCCAGGAGGCTTTTATTCGCGACGACATAAATATTATGGTGGCCACAAATGCCTTTGGCATGGGCATCGATAAACCCGACGTGCGCTATGTAATCCATTACAACATGCCTAGAAATATGGAATCATACTACCAGGAGGCCGGGAGGGCCGGCCGTGACGGCGAACCCGGCGAGTGTATCCTGTTATTCGGCGCCCAGGACATCATGCTGCAGAAGTTTCTCATCGAACAGTCGGTGCTCGACAGCGAGCGAAAAGCCGGCGAATTCGCAAAGCTGAAATCGATGGTGGACTATTGCCACACCCCTGCTTGTTTGCGCCGGTACATTCTGGAGTATTTCGGCGAGACGGCGGCTGCCGAGGAGTGCGGCCACTGCGGCAACTGCAACGATGGCAATGAGCTGGTCGATATAACCGTCGAGGCGCAAAAGGTACTTTCTTGCATCGTGCGGCTAAGAGAGCGTTATGGCATAAACCTAATCGCCGATGTGTTAAAAGGAGCAAAGAACAAGAAGGTCCGTCAGTTGGGCGTAGAAGAGTTGTCCGTCTACGGCATCCTTAAAGAATACGGCCTGCAAGAGCTGAAAGACCTTATCAACCGGCTGATTGCCACCGGATATCTTTGCCTGACCGAGAGCGAGTACCCGGTGGTAAAAGTGACTGGCCAGGGGGCCGCGGTATTAAAAGATGAAGCCAAAGTGTGGCAGAAGACCCCCAAAAGGCCGCAGACAGTGACAAAAGACAATTCGCTGTTTCAACTATTGCGGGAATTGCGTAAGTCAATCGCCGACAGGATAGGAGTGCCGCCCTATGTGGTGTTTGCCGACAGTACGCTCAGGGAGATGTGTGAACATTGCCCAGCCGACCGGGAGGCCCTGCGGTCAATCAAGGGGGTCGGGGAGACCAAATTAGTGCGCTACGGTGACGACTTCCTGCGGGTCATCCAACAATATAGTGCTGCGCATAATCGGGCGCTTCGACCCGCGCCTACGGCGCCGCCAGCGAGTGACGATAACGGCGATGATACTCCCAGTCATGTAGTCACGCTAGGCTTGTACCAGGCCGGGCATTCACTGGCGGCAATCGCCGCGCAGCGCAAGCTGAAGCTGCTTACCGTGCAAGACCATCTGATGCGGTGCGGTGTTGAAGGATATGCAATCGACTGGTCCCCGCTAATCCCTGCCCGGTATGAGGCGCTGATTCTCGCCAAGATTGACGAATTGGGGGCAGCCAAGCTGAAGCCCCTCAAAGAGGCTTTGCCTGATGAGGTAGATTACGCCGCCATCAAAGCGACAATCTGCAAACACAGAAAAAATCTGATACAATCCTGA
- the ccsA gene encoding cytochrome c biogenesis protein CcsA: MDKYLTISALGLYLLAFFGYVFSRKKPDVIFGRYLLLAGCLANFAAVAARAAVAAHWPGISLYEFGLLFNGLLAGILFVIDWRCRMPAVMPVALALLLVMTAVTAASFSLPRQLMPALKSWWLAVHISVAVLAYGLLAASFCTAVLYLWQTKITASNPDDTSKAAWLTDRLIVLAMPFLTLVIVTGAVWAEYAWGSYWRWDPKETWSLITWLIYSAYFHFRLERGYDNPFVMSVASIGFIAVIFTYLGVSFLLPGLHSYLG, from the coding sequence ATGGATAAATATTTAACCATTTCTGCTCTGGGCCTATACTTGTTAGCTTTTTTTGGCTACGTCTTCAGTCGCAAGAAGCCTGACGTCATATTTGGCAGGTATTTACTGTTGGCCGGCTGTCTGGCCAATTTCGCGGCGGTCGCTGCCCGTGCCGCCGTCGCTGCCCACTGGCCGGGAATCTCCCTCTATGAATTCGGCCTGCTATTTAACGGTTTACTGGCGGGTATATTGTTCGTGATTGACTGGCGTTGCCGGATGCCGGCGGTTATGCCTGTCGCGCTGGCTCTACTGCTGGTTATGACTGCCGTCACCGCGGCAAGTTTTTCGTTGCCGCGTCAACTGATGCCGGCCCTGAAAAGTTGGTGGCTGGCGGTTCACATCAGTGTGGCAGTGCTGGCCTACGGCCTGCTGGCGGCATCTTTTTGCACAGCTGTGCTCTATTTATGGCAAACCAAAATCACGGCGTCAAACCCGGATGATACGAGCAAAGCCGCCTGGTTGACCGATCGCTTGATAGTTTTGGCCATGCCCTTTTTAACATTGGTAATTGTTACAGGAGCCGTATGGGCTGAATATGCCTGGGGGTCATACTGGCGGTGGGACCCTAAGGAAACCTGGTCTTTGATCACCTGGCTGATCTATTCCGCCTATTTTCATTTTCGCCTGGAGCGCGGCTATGATAATCCATTCGTGATGTCAGTGGCTTCTATAGGTTTTATTGCGGTGATATTCACCTATTTGGGAGTGAGTTTTCTTTTGCCGGGACTACATAGTTATCTTGGGTGA
- a CDS encoding cytochrome c biogenesis protein ResB has translation MAKSLSGSLPMNVFTRIFFSMRAGLLLCGAIAALSAVITVIDPAGELFRSAAFQALLIIFFLQLTACTLAQIRRFGKMLSGSGSSPPRLTGPEFCVARENPEAVLGRVTDYLRQQNYCTRVDKNEQYLLRAEKGVLGKAAAIVLHLAILIILVAGFCGSYFGFQAIVDAPVGEKVAVRTDARSGQTVRGHILLRDFRIDYYPDGGVSEFTSDVSFWAGAGEVRGSVTVNHPLDVFGLSIQQFGYGYRVRLQAIGERQPAAWFSEYSVIPLNADNSELLQILGYRPQFDDVLYAVYAGNRLLYKASQPLDRPFVLPGAGQQWVFGGVKKYSRLQIKRDPGIPFVFGGFLLLVIAFFATVLSPHHIIYLSLREEGQSVYVKTLLIGGNPYRRQLSAKIEQLAKVLDASHG, from the coding sequence TTGGCTAAATCGTTAAGTGGGAGCCTTCCAATGAACGTATTCACCCGGATTTTCTTCTCGATGCGGGCCGGGCTGTTATTGTGTGGCGCCATCGCCGCTTTGAGCGCAGTAATAACGGTGATCGATCCGGCCGGTGAGTTATTTCGGTCTGCCGCTTTTCAAGCACTGCTGATCATCTTTTTTCTCCAGCTTACTGCTTGCACGTTAGCTCAGATCCGGCGCTTTGGGAAAATGCTTTCCGGGTCAGGCTCGTCGCCCCCCCGGCTTACCGGGCCGGAATTTTGCGTAGCCAGGGAGAACCCGGAAGCGGTATTGGGACGGGTTACCGACTACCTGCGGCAGCAAAATTACTGCACGCGGGTCGACAAGAACGAGCAGTACCTCCTGCGCGCCGAGAAGGGTGTGCTGGGAAAAGCAGCGGCAATTGTGCTTCACTTGGCGATACTGATTATCCTTGTCGCCGGTTTTTGCGGAAGCTATTTCGGGTTTCAGGCCATTGTCGACGCACCGGTTGGCGAGAAGGTCGCCGTCAGGACAGACGCCCGTTCCGGCCAAACCGTCCGGGGGCACATTCTCCTGCGGGATTTTCGCATTGATTATTACCCAGACGGGGGAGTTTCCGAATTTACCAGCGATGTCAGCTTTTGGGCCGGCGCTGGAGAAGTAAGGGGCTCAGTGACTGTCAACCACCCGTTGGATGTTTTCGGATTATCCATTCAGCAGTTTGGGTACGGGTACAGGGTGCGGTTGCAGGCAATCGGCGAAAGACAGCCTGCTGCCTGGTTTTCGGAATACTCCGTAATCCCCCTGAATGCGGACAATTCCGAACTACTGCAGATCCTAGGCTACAGGCCGCAATTTGATGATGTGCTTTATGCGGTGTATGCTGGCAACAGGTTGCTTTACAAAGCCAGCCAGCCTCTCGACAGACCGTTCGTCCTGCCGGGAGCGGGGCAGCAGTGGGTCTTCGGCGGCGTCAAGAAGTATTCCCGGCTGCAGATAAAACGCGATCCAGGAATACCGTTCGTTTTCGGTGGTTTTCTCTTATTGGTGATCGCCTTTTTCGCCACCGTTCTATCCCCTCACCATATCATTTATCTTAGTCTCAGGGAGGAAGGACAGTCAGTCTATGTAAAAACCCTGTTGATAGGGGGCAACCCTTATCGGCGGCAATTGTCCGCGAAAATCGAGCAACTTGCGAAGGTGTTGGACGCTTCTCATGGATAA
- a CDS encoding c-type cytochrome, producing MAEKRLYHDNHTVQAGYKPIPWLLKVIFVTVPLWAVLYFALNYNAVLMHDVRSQDNDPHLVIAIGKELAAEQGCFTCHGPEGKGGVENPGHPDGRVPGWNDKDLASNNMVFPIVLRQQIERAVVFSMYQDPADIGGQEFAALKMQPWIGRLSTQQINYIMAYIYSINPFLQDKMRDVLAGRYDTKGFSEASGDINPAYVGFSYGEVWRQDGTPLGPPATADFPPGKNYPEDYDKYSGQHKNDNPPQWTRDVKDFARIIGLR from the coding sequence TTGGCCGAAAAGCGACTTTATCATGACAACCATACGGTTCAAGCCGGTTATAAGCCGATTCCGTGGCTGCTGAAAGTAATTTTTGTGACCGTTCCGCTATGGGCTGTCCTCTATTTCGCCCTAAATTACAACGCGGTGCTGATGCATGATGTCCGCAGCCAGGATAATGATCCGCATTTGGTCATCGCCATAGGAAAAGAGTTGGCGGCCGAACAGGGCTGCTTTACCTGCCACGGACCGGAAGGAAAAGGCGGCGTGGAAAACCCCGGCCATCCCGATGGGCGCGTTCCAGGCTGGAACGACAAGGATCTGGCCAGCAATAACATGGTCTTTCCCATCGTTTTGCGCCAACAGATCGAACGGGCGGTGGTTTTCAGCATGTACCAGGACCCCGCCGACATCGGCGGCCAAGAGTTTGCCGCCTTGAAAATGCAACCATGGATCGGCCGGCTTTCCACCCAGCAGATCAACTACATAATGGCCTATATCTATAGCATCAACCCGTTTTTGCAGGACAAGATGCGGGATGTTCTGGCAGGGCGGTACGACACAAAAGGCTTCAGCGAAGCCAGCGGCGATATCAATCCGGCTTACGTCGGTTTCAGCTACGGCGAGGTATGGCGTCAGGACGGGACCCCGCTGGGACCACCGGCGACAGCCGATTTCCCTCCGGGTAAAAACTACCCGGAAGACTATGACAAATATTCCGGGCAGCACAAGAACGACAACCCCCCGCAATGGACCCGGGACGTCAAAGATTTTGCGCGCATCATCGGCCTGCGGTAG
- a CDS encoding cbb3-type cytochrome c oxidase subunit I: MNRAVKLAFLSAACWLLLGILLGLWMAVHFAFPEIIYKAPVDMRPFIEYGKIRQVHVNVLAFAWLSLTFLGGLIYAIPHMTKTALQHEKCAVAAIGFWNIGLLAGNIGLLMGYSRGREYASMFWPADLFLLIAFLLLLYAMTATIRVRTQQRMNVGVWYLYGSLIWMPLIIVLGKGLYLNFITNPFSGYFDNVANWFLGHNILGLWFTTLGIGMSYFMIPRITHQPVYSHYLSVIGLWSLAVFYPAVGAHHTLDGPVPRWLMAEATVFSVLMVIPVTAAIWNLYKMTSPRWDLLWTDNTLRFVLVGLTMYMLVSFQGSFQALMFVSKYLHFSQWVPGHAMLALGGGFTFIAIGTIYYIMPKLFSRHWWSDSLAAWHFWLSTIGITGIFLSLTVAGLVQGANWQNAIAGMHWVDAVVRASHPHMVALVLSGLTFVIAQVLFVINIVASIRHGEQVELMTKEDVLAEEGAAAGKVFAFEHSLPRLAMYMLATFSFAVVTTYAIPAIGAKELKPGPQSVQYTALQARGRAIYIREGCLWCHSQMVRNAEANEITVFRRGDIGNFTSPEVYYYQNPVLFEQHRRGPDLSHAWARWPSEFWQKEHLKDPSRFNPGTWMVPFSYLPESDVHAVVEYLKTLR; this comes from the coding sequence GTGAACCGAGCGGTAAAGCTGGCTTTTTTGTCGGCGGCTTGTTGGCTTCTCCTGGGTATTTTGTTGGGTCTATGGATGGCAGTTCATTTTGCTTTCCCGGAAATCATTTACAAAGCCCCTGTTGATATGCGCCCCTTTATCGAATACGGGAAGATTCGCCAGGTACATGTCAACGTTCTGGCTTTCGCCTGGCTGTCCCTAACTTTTCTGGGCGGCCTGATATACGCCATTCCCCATATGACAAAGACGGCGCTGCAACATGAGAAATGCGCGGTAGCTGCCATCGGTTTCTGGAATATTGGGCTGCTGGCCGGAAATATCGGTTTGCTGATGGGGTACTCCCGGGGGAGGGAGTACGCTTCCATGTTTTGGCCGGCGGATCTTTTCCTTCTTATCGCCTTTTTACTGCTGCTTTACGCCATGACGGCAACCATTCGGGTCCGCACCCAGCAGCGAATGAATGTCGGTGTATGGTATCTTTATGGTTCGCTTATTTGGATGCCATTGATTATTGTCTTGGGAAAAGGTCTATACCTCAACTTTATCACAAATCCTTTCAGCGGTTATTTCGACAACGTGGCCAACTGGTTTTTGGGCCATAACATTTTAGGCCTGTGGTTCACCACGCTGGGCATTGGTATGTCCTACTTCATGATCCCGCGAATAACCCATCAGCCTGTCTATAGTCATTATCTTTCGGTGATCGGTCTTTGGTCGCTGGCGGTATTCTATCCTGCTGTGGGGGCGCACCATACCCTGGACGGTCCCGTACCCCGCTGGCTGATGGCGGAAGCGACCGTGTTTTCCGTACTGATGGTCATCCCGGTTACGGCGGCAATTTGGAATTTGTACAAAATGACAAGCCCCCGCTGGGATTTGCTGTGGACGGACAACACTCTCCGTTTTGTGCTGGTTGGGCTTACTATGTACATGCTGGTAAGCTTCCAAGGCTCCTTCCAGGCGTTGATGTTCGTATCAAAATATCTCCACTTCAGCCAATGGGTGCCCGGCCACGCCATGCTGGCGCTGGGAGGTGGCTTCACCTTCATTGCCATCGGCACCATTTACTATATTATGCCGAAATTGTTTTCCCGCCATTGGTGGAGCGACAGTCTGGCAGCATGGCATTTCTGGCTGTCCACCATCGGAATAACAGGAATTTTCCTGTCCCTGACCGTGGCAGGCCTTGTTCAGGGCGCGAACTGGCAGAACGCCATCGCGGGCATGCACTGGGTCGATGCGGTGGTGCGGGCGTCGCACCCGCATATGGTCGCCTTGGTGTTATCCGGCTTAACCTTTGTTATTGCCCAGGTGCTGTTTGTCATCAACATTGTTGCCTCCATCAGGCATGGGGAGCAGGTTGAACTGATGACGAAAGAAGACGTTCTCGCCGAAGAAGGCGCTGCGGCGGGTAAAGTCTTCGCTTTCGAACACTCGCTGCCACGCCTGGCCATGTACATGTTAGCAACTTTTTCTTTCGCGGTCGTCACCACTTACGCCATACCGGCCATCGGGGCCAAGGAGCTTAAACCCGGCCCCCAGTCTGTGCAATATACCGCGCTGCAAGCTAGGGGCCGCGCCATCTACATCCGTGAAGGTTGTCTGTGGTGCCATTCCCAGATGGTACGCAACGCGGAAGCAAATGAAATTACCGTCTTCAGACGAGGCGATATCGGCAACTTCACTTCGCCGGAAGTGTATTATTACCAAAATCCGGTGCTGTTCGAGCAACATCGCCGCGGACCCGATCTGAGTCATGCATGGGCCCGCTGGCCATCTGAATTCTGGCAGAAAGAGCATCTCAAAGACCCATCCCGGTTCAATCCGGGTACATGGATGGTTCCGTTCAGTTATTTGCCTGAAAGCGATGTTCACGCGGTTGTCGAGTATCTCAAAACTCTGCGCTAG